One segment of Streptomyces sp. XD-27 DNA contains the following:
- a CDS encoding serine hydrolase, with translation MADPGGEGVADPVGGGAGGRLLAALVAAAPGASAVVVAARQAGRRVVAVTGTTAHDRTTAYDGTTAYDGTTAYDGTTAYDGTTAYDGTTAYDGTTAYDGTTAYDGTTAYDRTTVYDGAGAAAPADRHTRFELGSVTKTYTALLLADMAARGEVRYTDPIARFLPRGSVPHDTGGRITLLHLATHTSGLPRLPRGFLRRAVPRWCANPYAGFGTGDLLAALARTRPSPDPGTRVRYSNFGAGLLGLLLARAAGAEFPDLLAARVLTPLALYRTGCADDESQATGYWHGRPRPSWRIPGLAAAGAVRSSGDDLLRYLEALLAPDAAADGAPRSLRAALADVARPRVAVRAGGDRISLLWNIRRRPGHDVYFHSGGTRGFTSLVGFSPQRDVALAAVANTSPTLDGRFIQRAYLALRDLAADPAPDGGALGPAESRTTG, from the coding sequence GTGGCGGACCCGGGCGGCGAAGGGGTGGCGGACCCGGTCGGCGGTGGTGCCGGGGGGCGGCTGCTGGCCGCGCTCGTCGCCGCCGCGCCCGGGGCCAGCGCCGTCGTGGTCGCCGCGCGCCAGGCCGGACGGCGGGTGGTGGCCGTCACCGGCACCACTGCGCACGACCGCACCACCGCGTACGACGGCACCACCGCGTACGACGGCACCACCGCGTACGACGGCACCACCGCGTACGACGGCACCACCGCGTACGACGGCACCACCGCGTACGACGGCACCACCGCGTACGACGGCACCACCGCGTACGACGGCACCACCGCGTATGACCGCACCACCGTGTACGACGGCGCCGGTGCCGCCGCGCCCGCCGACCGGCACACGCGCTTCGAGCTCGGTTCCGTCACCAAGACCTACACCGCGCTGCTGCTGGCCGACATGGCCGCCCGGGGCGAGGTCCGCTACACCGACCCCATCGCCCGCTTCCTGCCGCGCGGCTCCGTACCGCACGACACGGGCGGCCGGATCACCCTGCTGCACCTGGCCACCCACACCTCCGGCCTGCCCCGGCTGCCGCGGGGCTTCCTGCGGCGGGCGGTGCCCCGCTGGTGTGCCAACCCCTACGCCGGGTTCGGCACCGGTGACCTGCTGGCGGCTCTCGCCCGTACCCGGCCGTCGCCGGACCCCGGCACCCGGGTGCGGTACTCCAACTTCGGGGCCGGACTCCTCGGGCTGCTGCTCGCCCGCGCCGCCGGAGCCGAGTTCCCCGACCTGCTCGCCGCCCGCGTCCTGACCCCGCTGGCCCTGTACCGCACCGGCTGCGCCGACGACGAGAGCCAGGCCACGGGCTACTGGCACGGCCGCCCCCGCCCGAGCTGGCGCATCCCGGGCCTGGCCGCCGCCGGTGCCGTCCGCTCCAGCGGCGACGACCTGCTGCGCTACCTGGAGGCGCTGCTCGCCCCGGACGCCGCGGCGGACGGCGCCCCCCGCTCGCTGCGCGCCGCGCTCGCCGACGTGGCCCGCCCCCGGGTCGCCGTACGCGCCGGCGGCGACCGGATCAGCCTGCTGTGGAACATCCGGCGGCGGCCCGGCCACGACGTGTACTTCCACTCCGGCGGTACGCGGGGCTTCACCTCGCTCGTCGGGTTCAGCCCGCAGCGGGACGTGGCGCTCGCGGCCGTGGCGAACACCTCGCCCACGCTGGACGGCAGGTTCATCCAGCGCGCCTACCTCGCCCTGCGCGACCTGGCCGCGGACCCGGCCCCGGACGGCGGCGCGCTGGGCCCGGCCGAAAGCCGTACGACCGGCTGA
- a CDS encoding glycosyltransferase family 4 protein, whose amino-acid sequence MKISFLLHNAYGIGGTIRSTFNLASALAARHTVEIVSLMRTAESPSLPLHDAVTIVPLIERRAGARGSDARDPGLSRPTAHVPAAEANGTKNFNALTDERVAAYLAATDADAVIATRPGLVIYLAEFGSDRYLRIGQEHRLHGTHKPDIRAACDAAIPRLDAFTSVSEADAATHRAKLPGIDTRLVGIPNAVPATPVEPSDGSAKLVVAAGRLIPVKRYDLLVDAWSTVAARHPEWRLRLYGRGPQQAALRKQIDALGLAGHITLMGAHSPIETEWAKGSIAAVTSREESFGMTIVEAMHCGVPVLATDCPHGPGEIITDGEDGLLVPNGDRDAIAAGLLRLIEDDELRRTMGRAARTAAQRYAPERVAATYERLLVELYEQRGTAPADRRPPRAPRQPLATTLKSAVKQLIRRQPPLRPVASCRADAEGNLTVLVEPAGLHGSDLELTVTRRGHGDRIRLPLRRPDAVQGADGPWTAVLDRAALSRAEGGTPFAEGRWDLHVVRPGDRARRRVVSRYAEGRGLVTLEPLPGAPFAWWVPYPTVDGYLAVRAWHRPAHAEARDVHATAEELTVEGTLHGGATRLGEGAVAVATPRKGADGPVTAPVTLLADGRFRFTLPYKEFQGRGVWDLSLREGAQDPAEPIRVARLIGDIVDRNKTDLYPLAGGFRPYFTTASNLAITTAAAG is encoded by the coding sequence ATGAAGATCTCTTTCCTTCTGCACAACGCCTACGGCATCGGCGGCACCATCCGCTCCACGTTCAACCTCGCGAGCGCCCTGGCGGCCCGGCACACCGTGGAGATCGTCTCCCTGATGCGTACGGCCGAGTCGCCCAGCCTCCCGCTGCACGACGCCGTGACGATCGTCCCGCTGATCGAACGGCGCGCGGGCGCCCGGGGCAGCGACGCCCGCGACCCCGGGCTGTCCCGTCCCACCGCCCACGTCCCCGCGGCCGAGGCGAACGGCACCAAGAACTTCAACGCCCTCACCGACGAGCGCGTCGCCGCGTATCTGGCCGCCACCGACGCGGACGCCGTCATCGCGACCCGCCCCGGACTGGTGATCTACCTCGCCGAGTTCGGCAGCGACCGCTATCTGCGGATCGGTCAGGAGCACCGGCTCCACGGCACCCACAAACCCGACATCCGCGCCGCCTGCGACGCCGCCATCCCCCGCCTGGACGCCTTCACCTCGGTCTCCGAGGCCGACGCGGCCACCCACCGGGCCAAGCTGCCCGGCATCGACACCCGGCTGGTCGGCATCCCCAACGCCGTCCCCGCCACCCCGGTCGAGCCCTCCGACGGCAGCGCGAAGCTCGTCGTCGCCGCCGGCCGGCTCATCCCCGTCAAGCGGTACGACCTGCTGGTCGACGCCTGGTCCACCGTCGCCGCCCGGCACCCCGAGTGGCGTTTAAGGCTCTATGGCCGCGGCCCGCAGCAGGCGGCGCTGCGCAAGCAGATCGACGCCCTCGGCCTGGCCGGGCACATCACGCTCATGGGGGCCCACTCCCCCATCGAGACCGAGTGGGCCAAGGGATCCATCGCGGCGGTCACCTCCCGCGAGGAGTCCTTCGGCATGACGATCGTGGAGGCGATGCACTGCGGGGTACCGGTCCTCGCGACCGACTGCCCGCACGGCCCCGGCGAGATCATCACGGACGGCGAGGACGGGCTGCTGGTCCCCAACGGCGACCGCGACGCCATCGCCGCGGGGCTCCTCAGGCTGATCGAGGACGACGAGCTGCGCCGCACCATGGGCCGTGCCGCCCGCACCGCCGCCCAGCGCTACGCCCCCGAGCGGGTCGCCGCCACGTACGAGCGGCTCCTGGTCGAGCTGTACGAGCAGCGCGGAACCGCCCCCGCCGACCGGCGCCCGCCGCGCGCCCCCCGGCAGCCGCTGGCCACGACCCTGAAGTCGGCGGTCAAGCAGCTGATCCGCAGGCAGCCCCCGCTGCGCCCGGTGGCGTCCTGCCGGGCCGACGCCGAGGGGAACCTGACCGTCCTCGTCGAGCCCGCGGGACTGCACGGCAGCGACCTGGAACTCACCGTCACCCGGCGGGGCCACGGCGACCGGATACGCCTCCCGCTCCGGCGGCCGGACGCCGTCCAGGGCGCGGACGGGCCCTGGACGGCCGTGCTCGACCGCGCGGCGCTCTCCCGCGCCGAGGGCGGCACGCCCTTCGCCGAGGGCCGCTGGGACCTGCACGTGGTACGCCCCGGTGACCGCGCCCGCCGGCGCGTCGTCTCCCGCTACGCCGAGGGGCGCGGCCTGGTGACCCTGGAACCGCTGCCCGGCGCCCCGTTCGCCTGGTGGGTCCCCTATCCCACCGTCGACGGCTACCTCGCGGTACGCGCCTGGCACCGCCCCGCCCACGCGGAGGCCCGCGACGTCCACGCGACGGCGGAGGAGCTCACCGTGGAGGGCACGCTGCACGGGGGCGCCACCCGGCTGGGCGAGGGCGCCGTCGCCGTCGCCACCCCGCGCAAGGGCGCGGACGGCCCGGTCACCGCGCCGGTCACCCTCCTGGCCGACGGGCGCTTCCGGTTCACGCTCCCGTACAAGGAGTTCCAGGGACGGGGCGTATGGGACCTGTCACTGCGCGAGGGCGCCCAGGACCCGGCCGAGCCGATCCGCGTCGCCCGCCTCATCGGCGACATCGTCGACCGCAACAAGACCGACCTGTACCCGCTGGCCGGCGGCTTCCGCCCATACTTCACGACGGCGAGCAACCTGGCGATCACGACGGCGGCGGCGGGCTGA